Proteins encoded by one window of Rhodamnia argentea isolate NSW1041297 chromosome 6, ASM2092103v1, whole genome shotgun sequence:
- the LOC125315504 gene encoding Golgi apparatus membrane protein-like protein ECHIDNA produces MMPVVENYANPKTCFFHVIFKAAALSFYILSALFFDNFVIIFVVTVFLAALDFWVVKNVSGRILVGLRWWNEIDDNGESVWRFECLDQESLARMNKKDSWLFWWTLYLTVSSHVMTRAR; encoded by the exons ATGATG CCTGTAGTAGAGAACTACGCCAACCCAAAGACATGTTTCTTTCACGTTATTTTCAAG GCTGCTGCTTTGTCATTTTACATATTATCTGCTCTCTTCTTCGATAATTTTGTCATCATTTTTGTGGTGACGGTCTTCCTTGCTGCTCTAGACTTTTGGGTTGTGAAAAATGTGAGCGGGCGTATCTTAGTGGGTTTGAGGTGGTGGAATGAGATAGATGATAATGGTGAGAGTGTTTGGAGATTTGAATGCCTTGACCAGGAG TCATTGGCGCGGATGAATAAGAAAGATTCGTGGTTGTTCTGGTGGACTCTTTACCTTACAGTAAGTTCACATGTCATGACTCGTGCTCGTTGA